The Acidobacteriota bacterium genome includes a window with the following:
- a CDS encoding DUF1385 domain-containing protein, whose amino-acid sequence MRTVEAAAGNHSFLREGSDPFMREDQIIVGGQAVIEGVMMRAPHSYAVAVRRPDGQIVAKSERLPVLAEKYPLLKLPVLRGSAVLIQSMILGIKALNFSANVVFHEAENEPEIEEVELQAAGLGAGIMAVAPVMVKTETRPPAPVKEAKGKSTAGAVGSIVFALFFNVLLFIVLPLLLTNALFVYFGGGTIGAHSETGTWYADAWAWMRAALHPIRPSVAFNLVDGIIRMAFFLIMITSFSLLRDIRRVFEYHGAEHKVVYTWEADEELTVANARTKQRQHPRCGTSFLMVVMLVSIVAFSVVKFDSLFLNFLVRVLLMPVVAGVSYEVIRASARSSAQWFFSVITRPGLWLQNITTKEPDDSQLEVAIYALKESLKLEPIKSCSTD is encoded by the coding sequence CCGGCAACCATAGTTTTTTGCGCGAAGGAAGCGATCCGTTTATGAGAGAAGACCAAATCATAGTTGGCGGACAGGCGGTCATCGAAGGCGTGATGATGCGCGCGCCGCACTCGTATGCCGTAGCCGTCCGGCGGCCGGATGGACAGATCGTGGCGAAGTCCGAGCGTTTGCCAGTGCTCGCGGAAAAATATCCGCTGCTAAAACTGCCCGTGCTGCGCGGGTCGGCGGTGCTGATTCAGTCGATGATACTTGGCATCAAGGCGCTGAACTTTTCAGCGAACGTCGTCTTCCACGAAGCGGAGAACGAGCCTGAGATCGAAGAAGTAGAGTTGCAAGCCGCGGGACTAGGCGCGGGAATAATGGCCGTGGCGCCGGTCATGGTCAAAACAGAAACCAGGCCGCCAGCCCCGGTCAAAGAAGCCAAGGGCAAGTCAACCGCCGGAGCCGTGGGGTCAATTGTCTTTGCCCTTTTCTTCAACGTTCTGCTGTTCATCGTGTTGCCGTTATTGCTGACCAACGCTCTGTTCGTTTACTTTGGCGGCGGAACGATCGGCGCACACTCGGAGACCGGCACCTGGTACGCGGACGCGTGGGCATGGATGCGCGCGGCGCTTCATCCGATTCGCCCTTCGGTCGCGTTTAACCTCGTAGACGGCATAATTCGGATGGCCTTTTTTCTGATCATGATCACCAGCTTCTCGCTGCTGCGGGACATCCGCCGCGTGTTTGAGTATCACGGCGCGGAGCACAAGGTCGTGTACACCTGGGAGGCCGACGAAGAGCTGACGGTCGCAAACGCGCGCACAAAGCAGCGACAGCATCCGCGTTGCGGCACCAGTTTTCTGATGGTCGTGATGCTGGTTTCGATTGTGGCATTCTCTGTAGTCAAGTTTGATTCCCTCTTCCTGAACTTCCTCGTGCGAGTGCTACTGATGCCGGTAGTCGCAGGCGTTTCCTACGAAGTAATTCGAGCATCCGCGAGGAGCAGCGCGCAATGGTTTTTCTCGGTGATCACCAGACCCGGGCTTTGGCTTCAGAACATCACAACGAAAGAGCCTGACGATTCTCAACTCGAGGTGGCGATCTATGCGCTCAAGGAATCGTTGAAGCTTGAACCGATCAAATCATGCTCGACAGACTAG
- the prfA gene encoding peptide chain release factor 1 has protein sequence MLDRLDSIEEKYEELTRQLSDHELLADQLRYTKIARHHNELEQIVAKYRQFKALDRGIRETTELLETEDDAEMVSLARTELSELEQRRASIEAELKVLLVPTDPNDEKNVILEIRAGTGGDEATLFAAEIMRMYSRYGERQGWRVQVLDASESGIGGVKEAILLIEGNRVFSKLKHESGVHRVQRVPQTEASGRIHTSAVTVAVLPEAEEVDIKIDPKDIRIDTFCSSGPGGQSVNTTYSAVRITHLATNTVVSMQDEKSQIKNREKAMRVLRSRLLEMEQEKQHQAIASERRSMVGSGDRSEKIRTYNFKDNRVTDHRIGYTSHQLNLFMEGEIGDLIDALAAYYEAEKLKADAEAAA, from the coding sequence ATGCTCGACAGACTAGATTCAATCGAAGAGAAGTACGAGGAGCTGACGCGGCAGTTGAGTGATCACGAGCTGCTGGCGGATCAGTTGAGGTATACCAAGATCGCAAGGCACCACAACGAGCTGGAACAGATCGTCGCGAAGTATCGCCAGTTCAAAGCGCTCGATCGCGGCATACGAGAGACAACGGAACTGCTCGAAACCGAGGACGACGCCGAGATGGTCAGCCTTGCGCGAACCGAGTTGAGCGAACTCGAGCAACGGCGGGCAAGCATCGAAGCTGAACTGAAAGTCCTCCTTGTGCCCACCGATCCCAACGACGAGAAGAACGTCATCCTCGAGATTCGCGCCGGCACGGGCGGCGATGAAGCTACGCTGTTCGCGGCCGAGATCATGCGCATGTACTCGCGCTACGGCGAGCGACAGGGCTGGCGAGTTCAGGTGCTCGACGCGTCCGAGTCCGGAATCGGCGGAGTCAAAGAAGCCATATTGCTCATCGAAGGCAATCGGGTCTTCTCCAAGCTCAAACACGAATCAGGTGTCCATCGCGTCCAGCGAGTCCCCCAGACGGAAGCATCGGGCCGCATACACACTTCGGCGGTCACAGTCGCGGTGCTTCCCGAAGCGGAAGAGGTTGACATCAAGATTGATCCTAAAGACATTCGCATTGATACGTTCTGTTCGTCGGGACCCGGCGGACAGTCGGTCAATACTACTTACTCCGCGGTCAGAATCACGCACCTTGCAACCAACACGGTAGTCTCGATGCAAGACGAGAAGTCACAGATAAAAAACCGCGAGAAGGCCATGCGAGTCTTGCGTTCTCGGCTTCTGGAAATGGAGCAGGAGAAGCAACACCAGGCGATCGCAAGCGAGCGGCGCTCGATGGTCGGATCGGGCGACCGGTCTGAGAAGATCAGGACTTACAACTTCAAGGATAACCGCGTGACCGACCATCGCATCGGATACACTTCTCATCAGTTGAATCTGTTTATGGAAGGCGAGATCGGCGACCTGATTGACGCGCTGGCCGCGTACTATGAAGCCGAGAAGCTCAAAGCTGACGCCGAAGCCGCGGCGTAG